The Anabaena sp. WA102 genome contains a region encoding:
- the tsf gene encoding translation elongation factor Ts, producing MAEISAKLVQELRQKTGAGMMDCKKALKENEGDVEAATTWLRQKGIAKADKGSARIAAEGLVDTYIRPDGQVGVLIEVNCQTDFVARNEAFKALVKNLAKQAANADTVESLLAQPYTEKSSVTVDEFIKETIATLGENIQVRRFVNFSLTTDKPGIVDSYIHTGGRVGVLLKLNSQTDAASTKEEFQNLARNAAMQVAACPNVEYISIDQIPVEVVTKEKDIEMGKDDLGNKPENIKEKIVQGRIEKRLKEMTLLDQPFIRDQSISVEDLVKQVEKIVGEGIQVSRFVRYVLGEGIERKEMSFADEVAAQIGAK from the coding sequence ATGGCGGAAATATCTGCAAAACTCGTCCAGGAGCTACGCCAAAAAACCGGTGCTGGCATGATGGACTGCAAAAAGGCACTGAAGGAAAATGAAGGTGATGTCGAGGCGGCTACAACTTGGCTACGGCAAAAAGGTATTGCTAAAGCTGATAAAGGAAGCGCTCGCATTGCCGCAGAAGGTCTAGTAGACACCTACATTCGACCTGATGGACAAGTCGGTGTACTAATAGAGGTAAACTGTCAAACAGACTTTGTTGCCCGCAATGAAGCTTTCAAAGCCTTAGTTAAGAACCTGGCAAAACAAGCTGCAAATGCTGATACTGTTGAGTCTTTATTGGCTCAACCCTATACTGAAAAGTCCAGTGTTACTGTTGATGAATTCATCAAAGAAACAATTGCAACTCTTGGTGAAAATATTCAAGTCCGGCGCTTTGTGAATTTCTCTCTTACCACTGACAAACCAGGAATAGTAGATAGCTATATTCATACTGGTGGTCGTGTTGGTGTACTATTAAAATTAAATTCTCAAACCGATGCAGCCTCTACCAAGGAAGAGTTCCAAAACTTGGCACGGAATGCTGCAATGCAAGTTGCCGCTTGTCCTAACGTCGAGTACATTAGCATAGACCAAATTCCTGTCGAAGTTGTCACCAAAGAAAAAGACATCGAAATGGGTAAGGACGACTTGGGTAATAAGCCAGAGAACATCAAAGAAAAGATTGTTCAAGGTAGAATTGAAAAGCGTCTTAAAGAAATGACTTTACTAGATCAACCTTTTATCCGTGATCAAAGTATTTCGGTAGAAGACTTGGTGAAGCAAGTAGAAAAAATAGTTGGTGAGGGAATTCAAGTCAGTCGCTTTGTGCGTTATGTACTCGGTGAAGGTATTGAAAGGAAAGAAATGAGCTTTGCTGATGAAGTTGCTGCCCAAATTGGTGCTAAGTAA
- a CDS encoding protein kinase domain-containing protein, which produces MPQQYEHKNGEIIKGRYKIINPIGYGGFGETYLVEDTQLPGSYRVIKYLRYHSTDPKTWNTVRKMFSDEAAILRVLGNHPQIPQLYDEFEENQRLYLVQEYIQGRDFKNQIFTETDVINILHEVLKILNHIHHNNIKNVKHLDIKPTNLMKRDQDGMIFLIDFGAVKEVSTLTLEPDGITVTTIPVFSLGYTPPEQFAGRPQFASDIYALGMTAIQLLTGVSPQDLEEDSDNKVIWKNLISVNPNLARILTKMVRVSLQKRYSTANDVLVDLKPLTFLGQELIQRYKIISYLGGSGFSHTYLANDTRSARQNRRCIVKQFILTTNNSHIFNEVRSRLETLFESTQNFDRYPQVSNLLDHFIEGITLSLVYEFIDGENLSDKIKTGKHWNESEITAFLTDVLELLSPIHQQGIIHGDIKPSNLIQRTEDKKFILIDFSKFKEIFTLEYRNNKIVKQPGGTDGYMPFEQKENQPEPSSDIYALGMTAIQLLTGVHPQSLKRDSRNEVILPNGIQINSKLAKILTKMVRFHLGDRYQSAQEVLKDLKSLGRGFKPQNGIVKWLKKDKKLLFIFSVFSIGFLAYIVWKLNRPEPPEMTLLISCKEKNERENYGEAEIDCQKSINIRPSKEAYLLKGNALNGQKKYTKAIADYNMSQKIANDKTYILPQVSIGQIYNNQKKYIDAESVCEKATNNNQNDFSGWSCLGYAQKDLQDYDRAKASFEQAIQLSCYPQNKGHQSPTDLNKGCSLNLYNKGETLMYQAEQLNPSDKNKAIQLLEEAIKEFQKAIDKADEYDRSKFEPGKKKAEELRDQLLKEIKSK; this is translated from the coding sequence ATGCCACAACAATACGAACACAAAAATGGGGAAATTATAAAAGGGCGTTATAAAATAATAAATCCTATAGGTTATGGGGGATTTGGTGAGACATATCTAGTAGAAGATACACAGTTACCAGGGTCTTATCGGGTGATAAAATACCTAAGATACCATTCTACAGATCCAAAAACATGGAATACCGTAAGAAAGATGTTCAGCGATGAGGCAGCAATATTGCGTGTATTAGGAAATCATCCACAAATACCACAACTTTATGATGAATTTGAAGAAAATCAAAGATTGTATTTAGTACAAGAATATATTCAAGGTAGGGATTTTAAAAATCAGATTTTCACGGAAACGGATGTTATTAATATTCTTCATGAGGTATTAAAAATATTAAATCACATTCATCATAACAATATTAAAAATGTTAAACATTTAGATATAAAACCAACAAATTTAATGAAGAGAGACCAGGATGGAATGATTTTTCTCATTGATTTTGGTGCAGTTAAAGAAGTTAGTACCTTAACCTTAGAACCTGATGGCATAACAGTTACAACAATACCTGTGTTTTCGCTAGGTTATACGCCCCCAGAACAATTTGCAGGAAGACCACAATTTGCCAGTGATATCTATGCTTTGGGTATGACAGCAATTCAACTTTTAACAGGAGTGAGTCCTCAAGATTTAGAAGAAGATTCTGATAATAAAGTTATATGGAAAAATCTGATTTCCGTTAACCCAAACTTAGCGAGAATCTTAACTAAGATGGTGCGGGTCAGTTTACAAAAACGTTACTCAACAGCTAATGATGTTCTCGTAGATTTAAAACCACTAACTTTCTTGGGTCAAGAATTAATTCAACGCTATAAAATTATTAGCTATTTGGGTGGTAGTGGTTTTAGTCATACATATTTAGCAAATGATACTCGCAGTGCTAGACAAAACCGTCGTTGTATTGTTAAGCAATTTATTCTGACAACCAATAATTCACATATTTTCAACGAAGTAAGATCTCGTTTAGAAACTCTATTTGAATCAACACAAAATTTTGATCGTTACCCACAAGTTTCCAATTTATTAGATCACTTTATAGAGGGAATAACTTTATCTTTAGTTTATGAATTTATAGACGGTGAAAATCTCAGCGACAAAATTAAAACAGGTAAGCATTGGAATGAATCAGAAATTACTGCTTTCTTAACAGATGTTTTAGAATTATTGTCTCCTATCCATCAACAAGGTATTATTCACGGTGATATTAAGCCTTCTAACTTAATTCAACGAACAGAAGATAAAAAATTTATTCTCATTGATTTTTCTAAATTCAAGGAAATTTTTACTTTAGAGTATAGAAATAACAAAATAGTTAAGCAACCAGGGGGAACGGATGGATATATGCCTTTTGAACAAAAAGAAAATCAACCAGAACCCAGTAGTGATATTTATGCTTTAGGGATGACAGCTATTCAACTTTTAACAGGAGTACATCCTCAATCTTTAAAAAGAGATTCGCGTAATGAGGTAATCTTGCCGAATGGAATCCAGATTAACTCTAAATTGGCAAAAATATTAACTAAAATGGTGCGCTTTCATTTAGGAGATCGTTATCAATCTGCACAAGAAGTTTTGAAGGATTTGAAGAGTTTAGGTCGAGGATTCAAACCTCAAAATGGAATTGTGAAATGGTTAAAGAAGGATAAGAAATTATTGTTCATCTTTAGTGTATTTAGTATAGGATTTTTAGCGTATATCGTTTGGAAACTAAACAGACCAGAACCACCAGAAATGACTTTGCTGATAAGTTGTAAGGAAAAAAATGAGCGGGAAAATTATGGTGAAGCTGAAATAGATTGTCAGAAATCCATCAATATCCGTCCATCTAAAGAGGCTTATTTATTAAAAGGAAATGCGCTAAATGGTCAAAAAAAATATACAAAAGCAATCGCAGATTATAATATGTCACAAAAAATAGCAAATGATAAAACTTATATACTTCCTCAAGTTAGCATAGGACAAATCTATAATAATCAAAAAAAATATATAGATGCAGAGAGTGTTTGTGAAAAAGCAACTAATAATAATCAAAATGATTTTAGTGGTTGGTCTTGTTTAGGATATGCTCAAAAAGATTTGCAAGATTATGATAGGGCAAAGGCATCTTTTGAACAGGCTATTCAGTTAAGTTGTTATCCTCAAAATAAAGGTCATCAATCTCCAACAGACCTGAATAAAGGTTGTTCTTTAAACTTATATAATAAAGGTGAAACCTTAATGTACCAAGCCGAACAATTAAATCCATCAGATAAGAATAAAGCCATACAACTTTTAGAAGAAGCTATTAAAGAATTCCAGAAAGCAATTGATAAAGCAGACGAGTATGATAGAAGTAAATTTGAGCCTGGAAAAAAAAAGGCGGAAGAACTTCGTGATCAACTCTTAAAGGAAATTAAAAGTAAATAA
- a CDS encoding CHAT domain-containing protein, which yields MARQRCLFFHAVQPLLKPIFMWKYRRKLTTFFLALLTLISTLIFPIFSANKVTGTEIKIKPTSVLISQVSNSLNLEQQGKKYYDIGNFSEAAKIWQQAADAYGKDEEGKNRNLINKAKALQSLALYPETCSQLLQVFNIVDFKCEQLKSSDKSIDKKNIEKTIKNLELQPDSLNKVIGLRLLGETFQKFGQLELSQQLFLEISKIAAQQYPDQQSAIFIGLGNIERAIGNRERDKLNYTSQIEFILSEQCNNEFNLHDENKIKNKIKCTNNEYIDIKSYYEAFGHYNKAKKDYNQAANNHTNSITGIQAELNQLSLLLDIQEWWNEQFNKSQRYQPYTWTELKDDLNNQIEYLWKSINYHLVKLPESPQIIRELVYAKINFAESLTRWRKNTQNDKLPQEQEIAQLLSTAIQNARTFKDQQAEALALTHLAKLYELQSQKENLTKKDRVDNLSQAKIFTEQALMLLNNLNFDNRQILYRNRHQLGRILRDSENIEGALISYAEAWNILQSLRADLVNSADNQFSFRQNVEPVYREFIDLLLQAEVKNIDFKKLNLVLINNITTVYSSQEEKTEKNIPFNIARLVMESLQLAELDNFLQDPCLPPIEKLVQIENIDEKAAVIYPILLKDRLEVLLFQKNKSPYHYSVIKDSPTDFNQTIEKFADLIYSQVEDGKLSALEQQNRDRNEKFNENKEELLKVSQQLYKWLIEPLKQKNHLNNVEVETLVFVLDRVFQNIPLAALHDGENYLIEDYNIAISVGQQLKDSKRLEPKNIEILAAGLSKEVSVQGNKFPELKDTKDELENIKNLKNKLRISPKILCDDKEICSQEFTKHNVQIEMKSSPTVVHLSTHGVFSSNREQTFIVTSDIDDNTIKIDDFQNLLNPQGKSRNKNIELLVLSACQTASGDEKAALGMAGVALRSGANSTIASLWPVSAKGTTELMKKFYANLTNSDPEMTRAKALREAQISLMEQNGYQHPFYWAAFTLIGSWL from the coding sequence ATGGCAAGACAACGGTGTTTATTTTTCCATGCAGTACAACCTCTTCTAAAACCAATATTTATGTGGAAATATCGTCGCAAATTAACAACATTTTTCTTGGCATTATTAACGCTAATTTCAACCTTGATTTTTCCTATTTTCTCTGCTAATAAAGTGACAGGAACTGAAATAAAAATAAAACCAACTTCGGTTCTTATTTCTCAAGTATCTAATAGCTTGAATTTAGAACAGCAAGGGAAAAAATACTATGATATTGGCAACTTTTCTGAAGCAGCCAAAATCTGGCAACAAGCAGCAGATGCTTATGGTAAAGACGAAGAAGGCAAAAATAGAAATCTTATTAATAAAGCCAAAGCTTTGCAATCCTTGGCTTTGTATCCTGAAACTTGTAGTCAACTATTACAAGTGTTTAATATTGTTGACTTCAAATGTGAGCAGTTAAAGAGTAGTGATAAAAGTATTGATAAAAAAAATATCGAAAAAACTATCAAAAATCTAGAATTACAACCAGATTCTCTAAATAAAGTCATTGGTTTGCGGCTTTTAGGTGAAACATTCCAAAAATTTGGACAATTAGAACTTTCTCAACAACTTTTTTTAGAAATTAGTAAAATAGCAGCACAACAATACCCAGATCAGCAAAGTGCAATATTTATTGGTTTAGGAAATATAGAAAGAGCTATTGGTAATAGAGAGCGAGATAAGTTAAATTATACTTCGCAAATTGAGTTTATTCTTAGTGAACAGTGTAATAATGAATTTAATCTACATGATGAAAATAAAATCAAAAATAAAATCAAATGTACTAACAATGAATATATAGATATAAAATCATATTATGAAGCATTTGGACATTATAATAAAGCTAAAAAAGATTATAACCAAGCAGCAAATAATCATACTAACTCCATAACAGGAATTCAAGCAGAACTAAATCAACTCAGTCTATTATTAGATATACAAGAATGGTGGAATGAACAATTTAATAAAAGTCAAAGATATCAACCATATACTTGGACTGAATTAAAAGATGATCTAAATAATCAAATCGAATATTTATGGAAATCTATTAATTATCATTTAGTTAAATTACCTGAAAGTCCTCAAATAATTCGTGAGTTAGTATACGCAAAGATTAATTTTGCAGAAAGTTTAACTCGGTGGAGAAAAAATACTCAAAACGATAAACTTCCACAAGAACAAGAAATTGCTCAACTTCTATCAACAGCTATTCAAAACGCTCGTACATTTAAAGATCAGCAAGCTGAAGCACTTGCTTTAACTCATCTTGCTAAGTTATACGAACTACAATCACAGAAAGAAAACTTAACAAAAAAAGACAGAGTTGATAACCTTTCTCAAGCGAAAATTTTCACAGAACAAGCTTTAATGCTGTTAAATAATCTGAATTTTGATAATCGGCAAATTCTATATCGTAATAGACACCAATTAGGACGCATTTTAAGAGATTCAGAAAATATTGAAGGAGCATTAATATCTTATGCTGAAGCATGGAATATACTTCAGTCACTGCGAGCAGATTTAGTCAATAGTGCTGATAACCAGTTTTCTTTTCGTCAAAATGTCGAACCCGTGTATCGAGAATTTATTGATTTACTATTGCAAGCTGAGGTAAAAAACATTGATTTCAAAAAATTAAACTTGGTATTAATCAATAATATCACCACAGTATATAGTTCTCAGGAAGAAAAAACTGAAAAAAATATTCCCTTCAACATAGCTCGTTTAGTTATGGAATCGCTGCAATTGGCAGAGTTAGATAACTTCCTCCAAGATCCTTGTTTACCACCAATAGAAAAGTTAGTACAAATTGAAAATATTGATGAAAAAGCAGCAGTTATTTATCCGATTCTTTTGAAAGATAGACTAGAGGTTCTTCTCTTTCAAAAAAATAAATCTCCTTATCATTATTCAGTTATTAAAGATTCGCCAACAGATTTTAATCAAACTATCGAAAAATTCGCAGACCTTATCTATAGTCAAGTTGAGGATGGAAAATTATCTGCTTTGGAACAACAGAATAGAGATAGAAATGAAAAGTTTAATGAGAATAAAGAAGAGCTTCTAAAAGTTTCTCAACAACTATATAAATGGTTAATTGAACCGCTAAAACAAAAAAATCATTTGAACAATGTTGAAGTTGAAACTTTAGTATTTGTACTAGACCGTGTTTTCCAAAACATTCCCTTAGCTGCTCTTCATGATGGTGAAAATTATTTAATTGAAGATTATAATATAGCTATAAGTGTGGGTCAACAACTCAAAGACTCAAAACGACTTGAACCAAAAAATATAGAGATTTTAGCGGCTGGTTTGAGTAAAGAGGTTTCAGTCCAAGGGAATAAATTTCCTGAACTCAAAGATACAAAAGATGAGTTAGAAAATATTAAAAATTTAAAGAATAAACTCAGAATAAGTCCAAAAATACTTTGTGATGATAAAGAAATTTGTTCCCAAGAATTTACAAAACATAATGTTCAAATAGAGATGAAATCCTCTCCTACTGTAGTACACCTATCAACACACGGTGTTTTCAGTTCTAACCGAGAGCAAACGTTTATTGTCACTAGTGATATTGACGACAACACGATTAAAATAGATGATTTTCAGAATTTACTCAACCCCCAAGGTAAAAGTAGAAACAAAAATATTGAGTTACTGGTTTTAAGTGCTTGTCAAACAGCTTCAGGAGACGAGAAAGCAGCCTTGGGTATGGCTGGGGTAGCTTTGCGTTCCGGTGCAAATAGTACCATTGCTAGTTTATGGCCTGTATCAGCTAAAGGTACAACAGAGTTAATGAAGAAATTCTATGCAAATTTAACTAACTCTGATCCAGAAATGACTAGAGCGAAAGCACTTCGCGAAGCCCAAATTTCTCTCATGGAACAAAATGGATATCAACATCCTTTTTACTGGGCGGCTTTTACCCTTATAGGTAGTTGGCTTTAG
- a CDS encoding ShlB/FhaC/HecB family hemolysin secretion/activation protein → MSIKYRSLAFLSELLVLNLGFLAVDGIFFSVRSQNIPPTQIPVNPTIPELPSKLKPLLSPEELKEILPPDANKPEQNFDVSGSIQVNKFEFVGNTKSVFSDKRLAKELQEFTNKDITFTELLQAAAKITNLYAEEGYVTSGAYIPAQTLTGCLVKPEQTSHSCDITIQIVEGSLEEIRISRDENSKNFLHDSYVRSRLNLATGKPLNIRNLKQALQFLQLNPLIKSLSAELSAGTIPGTNLLKIKIEEANTDNIKIIADNSRNPSIGSFRRGLEIEESNLTGLGDSLNLAYNNTDGSNAINANYTIPINPRNGTIGFSYSNTESTIIEHPFDELDIKSNSRNFELTLRQPIIEKANQEFREELALGFTLNRKESNSSLLGVNFPISVGADAQGSTRISALRFFQEWNRKSLQQVFIARSQFSLGVGTFGATINNQAPDSRSFAWRGQLLWLHSLGSQTDNPKLKPKILLRSDLQLATRSLLPLEQFTLGGVFNGRGYRQDAIFSDNGFFSSADFQLPIYNTNNGENILQLIPFINVGTTWNSSSKPNPDSNTLASLGLGLQWQMGEKLKARLDYGIPLVKINSIDRTWQDNGVYFSMQYNLF, encoded by the coding sequence ATGTCCATTAAATATCGTAGCCTTGCTTTTTTATCTGAGTTGTTAGTGCTAAATCTGGGATTTTTGGCTGTGGATGGGATATTTTTTTCAGTGCGATCGCAAAATATCCCTCCTACTCAAATTCCAGTTAATCCTACTATCCCTGAACTCCCATCTAAACTTAAACCGTTACTTTCTCCAGAAGAACTCAAGGAAATTTTACCCCCAGATGCCAATAAACCAGAACAAAATTTCGATGTTTCTGGAAGTATTCAGGTTAATAAATTTGAGTTTGTTGGTAATACGAAATCAGTATTTAGTGATAAAAGATTAGCGAAGGAGTTGCAGGAATTTACTAATAAAGATATTACTTTTACGGAATTATTACAAGCTGCTGCTAAAATTACTAATCTTTACGCTGAAGAAGGATATGTTACTTCCGGTGCTTATATTCCAGCACAAACCTTAACAGGTTGTTTGGTGAAACCAGAACAAACTTCTCACAGTTGTGATATCACAATCCAGATTGTTGAAGGAAGTTTAGAAGAAATTCGTATTAGTCGAGATGAGAACAGTAAAAACTTTTTGCATGATAGTTATGTGCGATCGCGTTTGAATTTAGCCACCGGAAAACCTCTAAATATCCGCAATTTAAAACAAGCTTTACAATTTCTACAATTAAATCCTTTAATTAAAAGTCTTTCTGCGGAATTATCTGCGGGGACAATTCCTGGCACTAATTTACTGAAAATTAAAATAGAAGAAGCAAACACTGACAATATTAAAATCATTGCTGATAATAGTAGAAATCCTAGTATTGGCAGTTTTCGGCGCGGTTTAGAAATAGAAGAATCCAACTTAACTGGATTAGGAGATAGTCTGAATCTAGCTTATAATAATACCGATGGTAGCAACGCCATAAATGCCAATTACACCATACCAATTAATCCCCGCAATGGAACTATTGGTTTTAGTTATAGCAACACCGAAAGTACCATCATTGAACACCCATTTGATGAATTAGATATTAAATCAAATTCTCGCAATTTTGAACTTACTTTACGTCAACCCATAATCGAGAAAGCTAATCAAGAATTTAGAGAAGAATTAGCACTTGGTTTCACACTAAATAGAAAGGAAAGTAATAGTTCTCTATTAGGAGTAAACTTTCCTATATCTGTAGGAGCAGACGCACAAGGAAGCACGCGAATTTCTGCATTGCGATTCTTTCAAGAATGGAACCGGAAAAGTTTGCAGCAAGTCTTTATTGCTCGTTCTCAATTTAGTTTAGGTGTGGGAACATTTGGTGCAACAATTAATAATCAAGCACCTGATAGTCGCTCTTTTGCATGGAGAGGACAATTACTATGGTTACACTCACTTGGTTCTCAAACTGATAATCCCAAACTGAAACCAAAAATTTTACTTCGTTCTGATTTACAATTAGCAACTAGATCACTTTTACCTTTGGAGCAATTTACATTAGGTGGTGTTTTCAACGGGCGGGGTTATCGTCAAGATGCTATTTTTAGTGATAATGGATTTTTTAGTTCTGCGGATTTTCAATTACCGATTTACAATACCAATAATGGAGAAAATATTTTACAATTAATTCCATTCATTAATGTTGGAACTACTTGGAATAGCTCTAGTAAACCAAATCCTGATTCTAATACCCTAGCTTCTTTAGGTTTAGGTTTACAGTGGCAAATGGGCGAAAAATTAAAAGCTCGTTTAGATTATGGCATTCCTTTAGTTAAAATTAATTCAATAGATAGAACATGGCAAGACAACGGTGTTTATTTTTCCATGCAGTACAACCTCTTCTAA